The Montipora foliosa isolate CH-2021 chromosome 1, ASM3666993v2, whole genome shotgun sequence genome has a window encoding:
- the LOC137993340 gene encoding dehydrogenase/reductase SDR family member 4-like isoform X1, whose amino-acid sequence MDSTAASNLTLKGKVAVVTASTEGIGLAIAKQLARDGAKVMISSRNKEKVTAAVSQLEKEEQGCSVKGVVCHVANPEHRKNLIEQTLHHFGGIDILVSNAAVNPVVGPILKVSEEAWDKIFDVNVKSSFLLAKDIIPLMKKRGGGSVIFIASTAAFKPMLGAGAYGVSKTALVGLTNVLAKECGHMGVRVNCVAPGVIKTSFSEKYWRNDSLGEFFYQVNPLGR is encoded by the exons ATGGATTCTACTGCAGCTTCAAATCTTACACTGAAAGGCAAAGTTGCAGTAGTTACAGCATCAACAGAAGG GATAGGCCTTGCTATTGCCAAACAGCTTGCTAGAGATGGAGCAAAGGTCATGATTAGTAgcagaaataaagaaaaagtgaCTGCAGCTGTTTCTCAGTTGGAAAAAGAAGAGCAAGGTTGTTCTGTAAAAGGTGTGGTATGTCATGTTGCAAACCCTGAACATCGGAAGAATCTCATTGAACAG ACATTACATCACTTTGGTGGTATTGACATTTTAGTGTCTAATGCTGCAGTGAATCCAGTAGTTGGACCAATTTTAAAG GTTTCTGAGGAAGCTTGGGACAAG ATATTCGATGTCAATGTAAAATCATCTTTCCTTCTGGCAAAAGATATAATTCCATTGATGAAGAAGAGAGG GGGTGGATCTGTAATTTTCATTGCATCAACAGCTGCATTTAAACCAATGCTG GGTGCTGGTGCATATGGTGTAAGCAAAACAGCTTTAGTTGGTCTGACAAATGTTTTAGCTAAAGAATGTGGACACATGGGTGTGAGAGTAAATTGTGTTGCTCCTGGGGTCATCAAGACGAGTTTTAGTGAAAAA TATTGGAGAAATGATTCACTGGGAGAGTTTTTCTATCAGGTTAATCCACTTGGAAGGTAA
- the LOC137993340 gene encoding dehydrogenase/reductase SDR family member 4-like isoform X2, whose protein sequence is MMRFSWELDCHYKAEVCKWIGLAIAKQLARDGAKVMISSRNKEKVTAAVSQLEKEEQGCSVKGVVCHVANPEHRKNLIEQTLHHFGGIDILVSNAAVNPVVGPILKVSEEAWDKIFDVNVKSSFLLAKDIIPLMKKRGGGSVIFIASTAAFKPMLGAGAYGVSKTALVGLTNVLAKECGHMGVRVNCVAPGVIKTSFSEKYWRNDSLGEFFYQVNPLGR, encoded by the exons ATGATGAGGTTTTCATGGGAGCTCGACTGTCATTACAAAGCAGAGGTGTGCAAGTG GATAGGCCTTGCTATTGCCAAACAGCTTGCTAGAGATGGAGCAAAGGTCATGATTAGTAgcagaaataaagaaaaagtgaCTGCAGCTGTTTCTCAGTTGGAAAAAGAAGAGCAAGGTTGTTCTGTAAAAGGTGTGGTATGTCATGTTGCAAACCCTGAACATCGGAAGAATCTCATTGAACAG ACATTACATCACTTTGGTGGTATTGACATTTTAGTGTCTAATGCTGCAGTGAATCCAGTAGTTGGACCAATTTTAAAG GTTTCTGAGGAAGCTTGGGACAAG ATATTCGATGTCAATGTAAAATCATCTTTCCTTCTGGCAAAAGATATAATTCCATTGATGAAGAAGAGAGG GGGTGGATCTGTAATTTTCATTGCATCAACAGCTGCATTTAAACCAATGCTG GGTGCTGGTGCATATGGTGTAAGCAAAACAGCTTTAGTTGGTCTGACAAATGTTTTAGCTAAAGAATGTGGACACATGGGTGTGAGAGTAAATTGTGTTGCTCCTGGGGTCATCAAGACGAGTTTTAGTGAAAAA TATTGGAGAAATGATTCACTGGGAGAGTTTTTCTATCAGGTTAATCCACTTGGAAGGTAA